CGATTGAAACGAGCGGCGAAGATCTTTAAGTTCAATCAATGGTTTTATATTTTGGCTCATTATCTTCTTCTACCCGCACCGCCTCTTGGCGCTGCTGCAACGGTTCCCATTGATTCTGCAGTAATAACTTGCTCACCCTCTTTTAACCCAGATTTCACCTCGATAGAGATATTATTGGAGATCCCTGTTTCAATCTCTCTAGGCGCAATTTCACCTGTTAATTCATTTTCTAAAACCCAAACAATCTTCTTGCCATTAGATGGTTTTATTGCCATCTCTCCACTTGGGCGATAGCGAAGCGCCGAGATAGGAATAGAGAGCACATCTTCAGCACTATCTAATACGATATAAACTTGCGTGGACATCCCGATATAAAATTTCAGATCCGCATTTTGAACATCAAATAATCCATTGTAATAAACAGCTTCGGTAAAGTTCGTTACGGCATTTCCCACAGTTGTCTGAAAAGTCTCTGTAGCTGGCTCAATCTGTCTTAATACCGCTTCATAACGCTGATTAGGCTCCCCTAAAATCGTAAAATATGCTGTCATCCCAGGTTTTAATTTTGTAACATCTGCCTCTGAAATTTGGGCCTTAATCGTCATCACAGAGAGATCGGCAACTTTTACAATCGTAGGCGCCGTTTGAGAAGAGTTCACCGTTTGCCCCTCTTTTACAACTGTAGCGACAACAATCCCATCCATTGGAGAGGTGATTTTCGTATAGGTAAGATCTAGCTCTGCGGTATCTAACGCAATTTGTGATTGCGCAATTTGCGCTATTAATGCTTCAAGCTCAGCTTCGTAGACTTTTAAATTTGCCTCGGCTGTATCTAAATCCGCGCGAGTTGTTGCCCCATTTTTAATAAGATTTTGTTGCCTTTCTAGATGAATTTTAGCATTTAAGAGCTGCGCTTCTTTCGCAACTTTTGAAGCGATTGCATTTTTAAGGCGTGCATCACTATCTTTTACAGCATTTTGTTGTGGTAAATCATCAATCTCTACCATTAATTCACCGCGCGTAACTTTATCACCAAGATCCACATACATCTTCTTCACTTGCCCTGAAACCTGCGCACCCACATCAACCTGCTGAGATGCTTCCATCTTGCCATACGCTAAGATATTCACCTCTAAATCACTGCGATCGGGCGTCGATGTTAGATAATAGATCTGTTCTTTAGGAGAGAAGTAAAGATAACCTCCCATTCCCACAACAATGATGACGATAAAACTTATCAATATTTTTCGGTATTTTTTCATTTGTCTTCTATTTATTATTTTATTGTGGTCAATAACACTTTTTAAACCTTAAAGTGCCGTCAAAATGGGATCTATATCTATTGATATACCACATAGCATAGTCTGCATATCTTAAGTTAAACTTAAGCCTTCTATTTCTGCTTCAGCATTTTCTTATAAGAGCGGTATCACCCTTAAAATTGAGCTTATTATACTGCTTTCATCAATAAATAGACTGACTTTAATTAACTTGTTATTTTTTTGTCTCTTCTTTGGTTTTAACGCCGTAAAGACGTACAATTGATAACAACTTATAAAAAACGACTTTTCATATTTAAAATTTATTATTACTAAGCGGAACTTCCATGGAAAATAGATTACGTACCATTGATCTTGCTGTTGTTATTCAACATGCAGCTAAAAAAGAAGATAAACCTGTCTATCTCAATAAAGATGAAGCAACAGAGCTACTTCATACTATTGGTCAAAACATCGCACAATATTACCCTCAAATCAAAGAGTGTGGCTTAATCGGCATTGGTGCAATCTACCATCTTCATCAAATTATTCGACCAGGATTTCCAATCTATACGCAGCTATTTGAACTTTCAAAGATTCGCTTTAGAGCCAATAACTTCAAACCACTCGTTATTGGCATTGGCACGAATGAAGATGAATTTGAGATCTCTCATTTTAATAAAGAAATTAACGATTTTGCCGATGTCTTAGAGGTTCTTCCCTTTACTATTGTAATGCCAGACAATACCGAAGCAGATGCATTTATCAAGCTTTTAGAATCAGAGCTTATTACCAAAGCGCACCTAAACGGGAAAGTGATCGAAGACTTTAACAACGCTTTTGAACAAGATATTCAAAATATGTCGATTGTGACACTCGCTGACTTAAATGGCCTATTTGCTTCACAACTGATCCAAATCGGTCTTGAAGAGCTCTGGGAAATTATGCAAGCTGTGATCTTCAATCAAACAGAGAAACTCCATACTCTAGGGAGTGGTCATATTATGTATTGGAAACTCGATGAAGTTGCCTTCTACGTAGCGCATCCTTCAATTTATGAATCAGCGATGACCGATTATGTCCAAGATTATGAGACTTATGCTTTAACAACGATGCGTCTTGAACATCTTTTTAAAATGCATAAAATCCCTTATCAAAAATTTGAGGTAATGGACCCTGAATTTTTCAAAGGGGAAATGAGTATTGATAAAGCACGAGCACAATTAACATCGCATATTAAAGCGCTTTAATGACAGATGACAATAACGGCAATAACTATAATAGTATGAGAGTTTTAAGAAGATGAGTTATCTTAATCATATCAATCATGAATAGTTAATACTAAAAATCCCGTAAAGATTTAAATCTTCGGGATTTTTTATTATCTCTTATTCGCCCTGCATCACACTTAAAAACATTATAATGAAATCGGCTTGAGAGCCACTACATCAGATTGCCGGAGCATCGATTATGAGAAACGCAAGCATCGTTCTATCCGGCACCTTGCAAGCAGCGTTTAACACGCACCTTTATAGATTCATGCAAGGCTTGCGGGAATGTTTTGTGTTCTTTCTAAAATCCCGCGCAGCGGTTTAAGGCTTACTTTTCTTATAGTGAAATTGGTTTAAAAGTAACTGTGTCAGATTGTCGGCGCATCGGTTATGAGAAGTGCAAGAATCGCTCTATCTGGCATCGTGTAAGCTAATTTGATACACGCTCTGTACCCATAATACTTTTAAAATAGCGGTTTCTTAAACCGAATCTACTTAACTATAGTTAGAAGGCTATTCATATAGCCATAAAAAAACCTCGCTAGCAAAGCTATTCGAGGTTCTTATTATTGTAAAATTACGCTATCACATTTAAGATTTAGAGCTTACCGTGACAGTTTTTAAACTTCGCACCAGATCCACATGGGCAATCATCATTTCGTCCTACATGGAAAAGATCATGCTCTTCTTCTGTAAGTTCAATCGCACCGTGACATTCACCGTAAGGTTTTCCTGAACCACAAGGACATGCTTCGCCATCTTCTTCGCTAATATTGCCAATCTCATCAGCTATACGCTCAAGATCAGCCATATTTGTAATAGAACCTTCAATGACTTTCTCTTCACGTTTAGTTGGCGCCTCTAAAGTCTCTTGAACTTCTTCAGCTGGTGATTCAACACGAATCACGATATTACTTAAGAAACGAATTGTTTTGTAATGAATCTGATCGAGCATCTCTTCAAAGAGAATAAATGATTCACGCTTATACTCTTGCTCAGGACGGCGCTGACCGTATGCACGAAGCTGAATACCTTGACGTAAATAATCCATCGCCGCTAAATGCTCTTTCCACTGCCCATCAAGAACTTCTAACAAGACAGATTTTTCAAAACGTCTAAATTGTGATGGATCACCACTCATATTTGCTTGCGCTTCTTTTTCAGCATAAAGACGCTCGCTCTCTAAAATCACAGCATCATAAATCTCTTCTTCTGTGATATTCGGGTTATCTGCTAAACGTTTTTCAAAATCGATTTCAACACGGAATTCCTTTGCAAGAATTTCTGTTAAACCTTTTAAGTCCCATTGCTCAGCATAACTTTGTGGTGGAATATATTTTGCCACTAAATCACTAAAGACTTGCTCACGCATCATCTTCACAGCATTGGTAATGTCCGCAGCTTTAAGAATATCATCACGTTGCTGATAAACAATTTTACGCTGGTCATTAGCGATATCATCATATTGAAGCAAGTTCTTACGAATATCAAAGTTATGACCTTCCACTTTACGCTGCGCATTTTCAATAGAACGTGTAATCATACGATGCTCTAATGCTTCACCATTACCCATTCCAAGGCTTTCCATAATGCCGCGCATTTTAGGATTCATGAAGATACGCATTAAATGATCATCAAGTGAGAGATAAAAGCGTGAAGATCCCACATCCCCTTGACGACCTGAACGACCACGAAGCTGGTTATCAATACGGCGTGATTCATGACGCTCTGTACCGATAATATGAAGCCCACCAAGCTCAAGCACCTCTTTTTGACGCGCTTTAGCACGCTCACGGATGCTCTCTAAATCACTCTCTGTCGCATTAGGATTAGTTTCTAAGAAGAGCTCTTCTTCAAGCTTTACGTTTCCACCTAACACGATATCCGTACCACGACCAGCCATATTTGTCGCAATAGTAATTGCCCCTGGCGTTCCCGCACGGCCAACAACATACGCTTCACGCTCATGTTGTTTAGCGTTGAGTACTTCATGGGGAATATTTTGGGCTGTTAAAATATCTGAAATTAACTCAGAGACTTCAACAGAAGCTGTTCCCACTAATACAGGTTGTTTACGCTCATAGCAATCGAGAATATCTTTAACAATGGCATCGTACTTCTCTTTTTGTGTGAGATAGATAAGATCACCATAATCTTTACGCTGAACTTCACGATGCGTTGGAATAACAACAACTTCAAGCCCGTAAATCTCTAAGAATTCTGGTGCTTCTGTATCAGCCGTTCCCGTCATTCCTGAAAGTTTTTCATAAATACGGAAGTAGTTCTGAAAAGTAATTGATGCTAATGTTTGGTTTTCAGGCTTAACTTCAACGCCTTCTTTTACTTCAATTGCTTGATGCAGACCATCAGACCAGCGGCGCCCCGCAAGTGTACGGCCTGTGTGTTCATCAACAATCACAATCTCATCATTGGCAACAATATAATCAACATCACGTTGGAAAATATAATGTGCACGTAAGCAGTTATCAACGTGATGATAAAGCTTTAAGTTATTACTGTCGTAAAGACTATCGCCTTCATTTAAAAGACCCGCCTCAACAAGCAATCCTTCTAAATGTTGATGTCCTTCTTCCGTAAGGTTGACTTGCTTATCTTTTTCATTAATTTCAAAATCCACAGGACCATCTTTTGTTGGTCTATTTAAATTAGGAATTAATTTATTCACTGCGTGATAAAGATCAGCGCCCCCTTCAACAGGACCTGAAATAATGAGCGGCGTTCTCGCTTCATCAATTAAAATTGAGTCAACCTCATCAATCACCGCGAAATAAAGGGGTCTTTGAACCTTTTGGCTCATATCAAAAACCATATTATCGCGAAGATAATCAAATCCTAACTCATTATTTGTAGCGTATGAGATATCTGCCTCATATGCGGCTTTTTTCTCTGGAAGTGATTGATTTGCAACAATCACGCCCACCGTTAATCCTAAATAATTATAGACTTGCCCCATCCACTCAGCATCACGTCTTGCCAGGTAATCGTTGACCGTTACAACATGAACTCCTTTACCGGCAAGCGCATTAAGATAAACAGCAAGTGTTGCTACGAGCGTTTTACCTTCACCCGTTCTCATCTCGGCAATGCGTCCTTTATGGAGCATATACCCCCCGATAAGCTGCACATCATAATGACGCATTCCCATCACTCTTGTTGATGCTTCACGCATCGTCGCAAATGCTTCAGGGAGAAGATCATCTAACGTTTCACCGTTTTTCAGTCGCTCTTTAAAGAGATTGGTTTGTCCCTTGAGTTCCTCTTCCGACATTGCACGCATCTTTTCTTCTAGTGCATTCACTTTTGCGACGTAACCCATCGCTTCTTTGATCATGCGATCATTACGTGTACCAAAGATTTTTCGGATCAATTTATTAATCATCTGAGACCTTTAACCAATTCAAAGTTGTAATCTAATAATTATTTATAGATAAATATTATTTTAATAAGGCAATATTTTATAAGCCCACTATAGTACATGATTTTCCAATCAATTTTAATTGCTAATTGTCAATATGGGGTAAATTTATTGAGTTTCAACCCAGTTATTGCGATGAATTAACTCATCAGCAATAATATAGCCCAGTTTATCGGCAATTTGTTGCGATGGTGTGCGCAAAATACTCTCAACCTCAAGTGCGTGATAATTAGTCAGCCCTCGCCCAATTTCTCTTCCTGATTGATCAAGGCAAACAATAATATCACCGCGATCAAAAGCCCCCTCCACAGCAATGACACCGATAGGCAGCAAACTCTTCCCATCTTTTAAGAGCGCTTTAACGGCGCCATCATCAACGGTAATCTTTCCTTTAATCTGCTTTTGCCCTAGAATCCAGCGCTTTTTCGCCGTAATTTTTGAGCCATCGGCATTTAATTTTGTGCCAACTTGTGTGCCTTTAGCAATATCTAAAAGCGCATTTTCACGATCGCCTTTAACGATATAAGTGGTCGTACCAGAGGTTGCGGCAATATGTGATGCCATAATTTTGGTATACATTCCTCCCGTCCCAAAGCGCCCACCTTCACTTGTGACCATTCCTAGTAATCTCTCATCATGTGCATCTGCTTCATGAATCATTTTTGCATCGGGGTTTTTACGAGGATCAGCTTCATAAACT
The nucleotide sequence above comes from Ignatzschineria rhizosphaerae. Encoded proteins:
- a CDS encoding efflux RND transporter periplasmic adaptor subunit produces the protein MKKYRKILISFIVIIVVGMGGYLYFSPKEQIYYLTSTPDRSDLEVNILAYGKMEASQQVDVGAQVSGQVKKMYVDLGDKVTRGELMVEIDDLPQQNAVKDSDARLKNAIASKVAKEAQLLNAKIHLERQQNLIKNGATTRADLDTAEANLKVYEAELEALIAQIAQSQIALDTAELDLTYTKITSPMDGIVVATVVKEGQTVNSSQTAPTIVKVADLSVMTIKAQISEADVTKLKPGMTAYFTILGEPNQRYEAVLRQIEPATETFQTTVGNAVTNFTEAVYYNGLFDVQNADLKFYIGMSTQVYIVLDSAEDVLSIPISALRYRPSGEMAIKPSNGKKIVWVLENELTGEIAPREIETGISNNISIEVKSGLKEGEQVITAESMGTVAAAPRGGAGRRR
- the proB gene encoding glutamate 5-kinase, which translates into the protein MTKAADKGTEKSTWVVKIGSAMITNDGQGVDEARVYHWCEQISALQKLDIDVVVVSSGAVAEGMKLLKWNERPQFLNELQAAASVGQTALVNAWTKGFAPFNVNVGQILLTHEDASDRQRYLNIKNTINTLLTYNAVPVINENDTISFSEIKFGDNDTLGALVASLIEADVYVILTDQEGVYEADPRKNPDAKMIHEADAHDERLLGMVTSEGGRFGTGGMYTKIMASHIAATSGTTTYIVKGDRENALLDIAKGTQVGTKLNADGSKITAKKRWILGQKQIKGKITVDDGAVKALLKDGKSLLPIGVIAVEGAFDRGDIIVCLDQSGREIGRGLTNYHALEVESILRTPSQQIADKLGYIIADELIHRNNWVETQ
- the secA gene encoding preprotein translocase subunit SecA, which gives rise to MINKLIRKIFGTRNDRMIKEAMGYVAKVNALEEKMRAMSEEELKGQTNLFKERLKNGETLDDLLPEAFATMREASTRVMGMRHYDVQLIGGYMLHKGRIAEMRTGEGKTLVATLAVYLNALAGKGVHVVTVNDYLARRDAEWMGQVYNYLGLTVGVIVANQSLPEKKAAYEADISYATNNELGFDYLRDNMVFDMSQKVQRPLYFAVIDEVDSILIDEARTPLIISGPVEGGADLYHAVNKLIPNLNRPTKDGPVDFEINEKDKQVNLTEEGHQHLEGLLVEAGLLNEGDSLYDSNNLKLYHHVDNCLRAHYIFQRDVDYIVANDEIVIVDEHTGRTLAGRRWSDGLHQAIEVKEGVEVKPENQTLASITFQNYFRIYEKLSGMTGTADTEAPEFLEIYGLEVVVIPTHREVQRKDYGDLIYLTQKEKYDAIVKDILDCYERKQPVLVGTASVEVSELISDILTAQNIPHEVLNAKQHEREAYVVGRAGTPGAITIATNMAGRGTDIVLGGNVKLEEELFLETNPNATESDLESIRERAKARQKEVLELGGLHIIGTERHESRRIDNQLRGRSGRQGDVGSSRFYLSLDDHLMRIFMNPKMRGIMESLGMGNGEALEHRMITRSIENAQRKVEGHNFDIRKNLLQYDDIANDQRKIVYQQRDDILKAADITNAVKMMREQVFSDLVAKYIPPQSYAEQWDLKGLTEILAKEFRVEIDFEKRLADNPNITEEEIYDAVILESERLYAEKEAQANMSGDPSQFRRFEKSVLLEVLDGQWKEHLAAMDYLRQGIQLRAYGQRRPEQEYKRESFILFEEMLDQIHYKTIRFLSNIVIRVESPAEEVQETLEAPTKREEKVIEGSITNMADLERIADEIGNISEEDGEACPCGSGKPYGECHGAIELTEEEHDLFHVGRNDDCPCGSGAKFKNCHGKL